ATAATTAGTaggttttaaaaattttcttccaaaaatctTTCTATGGTTTAGTCTATGAAAAAAGATGTGGATTTGTGTATAGTTGTTGCCCATCAGGTTCACTATTTGTTTGTATCaaacgaaaaaaaaattggttgccTCATCGGGCCTGATAAACTCAGGTGCAAGAACTTATTCCATTTGCATGTTCTTAGCTGATATTCATGATTTCCTGTGGTAGTGAataactattgttcatttcagTTTCTAATGGACTGTGAAAATGGAAATTTGGACCATTCAAACTGCATTTTGCCAGACCAGTCTGCACCAACCCCAGGAGGCCAGGACTAGACCTAGTTCAAGAATTGTTGAATCTTCAATAGATTAACTGATTTCGGTTTTATTTGAACCGGACTGACCATCAGTAAATGGTTGAATCATTCAGTTGAAAACTTAAACTTTTCTTCAGAAAGTAGGGACAGCACAGCTTGGACAGAGGCTGTCAATTTGTTAAAACAACAAACACATTGCTTGGCATTCCCATTGATTACTGTgtgtttttttcccttaaatgtACCGTCACAATCTGAACTGTTGGACTGTCTGATGCGAGACCACTCACTGCCAGGCCACAGCAGTTGTAGGTACAGTCAGTTTTTATAACATTGATTGTAGATTGAAGAAGTATTATTTATTGCCTTTTCTATGTACtcactttcttttccttttttttttttttgtttgtttgtttcttttgtagTTTGTAAGAGTTAATCTGTTAGAATTCATGACATGCCCTTGAATGGGAATTGAGTTGGCCAGTTACGATTTAATGGTTTCCAATAAATCCTTTCCTTAGTTTTAATCATATGCATTGTGTATAGCTACTTCTTACCCGTCCGCTCTTGTTATTTCATATCTGTAGCATCTTGGGCGATACCTTAAGCAGTCTGCCAATGGTTTGGAGCAGCAAGTTGCTAGGGAAGCAAGATTTTATGGTGCTCTTATCAGGTGAGTGAGTCTTATAACCCTGTTGAACTTAACACCTTGTCATTAGGTTACAAAACAGGTGTTTCAAAAATCAGTGTTGGACTGTCTTTTCAGTTCTCTTGTTAATCAGGGCCAATATATTTtgcttattatttttgtttttttccttacTTTCTGCCATCATATTAGAATCTTTATGTATATCTATTACTCATGAACTGGTGCCATActtcacccaaaagaaaaactgGTGCCATATGGATTCCATTCTGATGAGTTCTACAAAACCACATAAGATTTAAAGAACAAGAAACACCCACAGGAACTGAATCACGGTGAGTAAAAGTTAAATAGAAACAGGCCAGAATAGAGTTGAATCAATAACTAAACATCTAACGCTTGGATGGGGCTGAATATTAGATAGAACAGTGCTTAGAATCTGTAGAATTGTGGACCtcggcgcaacggtaaggttgctgcATTGCGACCTAGTCTAGTGGTTCGAGACGGGAAACAGCTTCTccgcaaagcgggggtaaggctgcgtacattatgacccccccagaccccacagtggcgggagccttgtacACTGGGTACGTGGTGTAGATCACAGGTTCCAGCCCAGGTGTGGGCTGCAAGAACAAGGCCCGAAAACCAGTCCAGAATCGCTGTGGGAGACAGCCTGTACTGTTATAACCTGGTTCTGgattggttcgatggagcatagTCTAAGGGACACAAGGACAGATTGCATGGAGGATCTTCTTGATGTAACTGATTTGCATGGGAAGAGATTTTATCAGATTTCATGGGGCCAGCTTGTTATATGCGTGGAGGCTTATGTGGGAGTGTTTGCTGCTTGCATAGAAGGCTTAGAGAGGTATTATGTGGGGCCCATGGACAGCTTGGCATGGGAGATTAAATCCAAGATATGAAGATCTTTTAATAGACCTTATGGGTGCATGGAGCAATAGAAGATAAGATTTCTGTGTTAGTTTATTTTGTTAAGCAaatatttagtttcctatttaattgtaactagaacttaggagttttatttttttgggggtttctaAGTTATAAGGGAAAGAATCTAGTCACGATTTAGGCAGGCCTCTTTAGGCCACGCGTGTAATTCTTTTTTCACTTTGTACTtgcaatattataaataaagaaggggcTTATCCATCCTCCAGCGATTTTATATGAATGAAAATTGATTGTTACTTTATGCGATGGCTGTGAGAGACGGTTCCTTTGAGAGGCAGGTACGGTGAGagaccgtgggtgagagacccatccCTAtgccccccccttctttttccctttttttctaacTTATTGAAGCTAATCGAAACTCATACAAAGGATACTGATCCTCATCATTATTGCCTTCAGTTGGTGACAAGCTTCTGGATTATTGCTTCTGTTGAAGACCACCCCTTCCCCTCTCGCGATACTGGTTTTAGAGGATTTTCTCTGAAACCCTTGCAGCTAGACGATCTCTCCAGCCTTTGGGTTGCTAAGGCCGAACTTCTGGGATTTCTAAGAGTTACTCTAACCTGCTGTTTTTATCTGAAATCAGTACTTGTTTTGGGTTGTATTTGTGATCCTGCCTGAGGTTGGGTTACTTATAACCTAGCTTTACATTAGTACACCCTTTTTTAGTGCTTAGAACCTGTAGAATGTATACTCCAAAGATCAGTTTGATCCAACGGTTGGATCGATCAAATCTGATGATGAATAAATTTAGTAACTAGAAGGgcagaaattagaaactaaatagAAACAGGGATAGCTTCCCAACCAAAGGTCAAATGTACTCCCAGTTTTGGTCAAAGGGAGTGCTTACAAAGGAGAACAACTGGTCAAAAAATTGGGCCACATCCGATGGTTTGAGTGGCAGAAAATACAGGTCCAAAACCAGAAGCTAGAAGAGTAAAAAACTGTGAACCGCAGGTGCTGTAATGCATTAAAACTTGGACAAAAGGAAGGTAACCAATGACTCAGATAATAACAGTAGGAAAGAAGAATCCAAGTATGTATTCAGACCTACAAAACTGAGTTtcaaaaaagggcgtacccagtgcacaaggctacctccattgcggggtctggggagggtcataatgtacgcagccttgtccccgcttcgcagagaggctgtttccaaagactcgaacccgtgagcacttacttggtcacaatggagcaaccttaccgttgcaccatgACAGCATCTGTTGCTTTAGAGAAATTCCTACTGTTGCGGTTAGTGGCTTAGCGATTCCAGCAGGAAAGTGACTTCTAGGCTCAGTTTACTTCGTCTTTCATGCTCCAGGGCTGCCCTTGTCTGTGGTGAGGGTTGGAACGGCAAGCGGCTatagatttggggttttctgttATAGTAGAACATGAGGGAAAGATCATTCATACCGATACTGACAAGATCATTTTATCAGGCAATGGAGACACTCTAAGCATTCCATTGGTTATACAATTCTGAATCCGCTATTACTGCTttagtttttgttgtttttaatgTCGAAGCGGTCTTTATCCATGGGCAATGAGTTTCAATGTATTGGGTGTATCCGTATTTATAGAAGCTTTTATTTTCGTGCTTATCTGGTTCTGTTTATGGCTTTATGCATGCGAAAAGGGGCATTGGAATGGTCTTAGCTCGTGAATATTCAGAcgaaaaaaaatggaagggtGCTGCTTCACATTGAGACACTGTTGAATTCAATGGAATTTCCCTTACTGGCTGGATCCTCTTATTCCTCTCGACTCAAGGGTAGGCAGCTGACGGACTCCTATCTCCTTCATTTAAAAGGTGATTTGGAGCGAGTGCAGAAGCTCATTGACAATGGGACCATCTGTATACGCCTCGTAGCCGAGCCATCGAAGGTGTCTAAACAAAAGAAGGTCTCAGCCAACTCCACATCCATTGCAAGGATTCCTTTCCCATTAAAAGGGACACCCTCAAAACTGAGTTTCAAATCACCTCTAAATCTCCTACGCATGGCGGGTTGAATCTGCTGGAAActtaagaagaagaggggaatgtGACATGGCTTCATCACCAAGGTCTGCAGAAAAGACATCGCCACCAGTCCCAATCCAAAGATCCACCACCTTGGAGTTGCTGTTGCTTCACCACAGTAGCCGTCAACTTCACAATGTAGAAAAAACAAACTGTTATAGCTAAAATCATTGGGAGGGGTCTGGTATTATAAAATTGAAAAGATGCAGTACAAGAATAGAAAGACTTAGCTAGCAAGAAGCTTACAacttaataaaatagaaactccctAGAAGATCTTGTTGCTAAAACacaaaaaggaaagtaataaCACCAAAAGAGAATCTACTATGTTGCTAATGACTTAGCAACTAGGCCTActacaaaaattagaaactatataGTAGCAAACCTAATATAATATTTCAGCAAACATCTTGAAGATCTCCTCTCCACGCAAGTCACATGGGGCCCACACTCTTCATTAGATCTACCATGTTATATTATGGACAGAATATGGGCTTTAAGTGAATCAAAATATAGGCCCAATATGGTCTGATTTTAGCCAAACCGTGGGGGCTAGTTGAGCTGGTTCTTTCTCCTACGGTGGCCTTGTACTGCATCATATTCTGTCTACCATTGTTCCAGTtgcatccatagttgtcaaggcggcaaggcaacccaaggcagtggaggggtgcctaagcacttaggcaaCAAGGGACCCGCGTAGGCAACACCAAggccccaagtgttattttttacttcccctcttttctaacattatttagtatgttacaatatataccttatatcataaaaaaaatcaacattaattcacataaaatcataaaaaattaacattaagccacatcaagtcatcaaatatcaacattaagccacatcaagtcataaaaaatcaatatagaactagaagacagcagaattgaagaagcaagctattggaagtttgaaacaatccaaacatacagttggtttatactgttcttcgAATGGGTCATTGTCATGGTATACCTAGtttcacatttggtttatactgttcttggaaaatatgatgttatctatgagtaattaaactgctctctaTTTAGAGAAATTTTATTGTtatctaagaagtttgactggtcaaatgattttatttttacatgagacttattgtattaggtagaacacaaaagcagctttccaacaaatccaagattgcttaaacctgatttatattgaaggagttatgttctggtcaaaccttatttggtgtgcgtgaatgctatcaaaatcgctctgaatgaaaatactttttaagatatcaaaacaaatgaatattttaccgcttttttggtttttaacaatgttttaccatattaagatttatggaatttttatatttgagaaaaaccccaacattaaaaagttgaaaatttcatctacccccaaaaatccagtttttgttcttgaattggggagttgactttttatctttttggaatttgattttttaactgttattattggattcaaatagggggtatttgcttatttatgaataatatcttaagtaaatgatataaaatatttacttcaatgatatttggcataaaaaGGGGCCAAGGCGTTCAATACCACTAAGACGACCATTGCCTGGACCCCCAAAAATCCGCTTCGACGCTTTGCCAAATATGGTACTTTAATCAAAGGCTAGCAATGCCCGTGGCTTAGTGAAGTGCctcaaattatttaaaaaaaatatttgcatGATTTTTCTCTCCTGTGATTTCAAATGATATTTGGAGTTTATAGATATTTCTTGTGTCACAAATGGGTACTTTATATCTTTGCATGAGTTAGTCTTGTTTGTTGCTTTTTTCTCATAATATTTGAGGAAACAGATCTTCTATAAATGCCTATTGGACAAAGTGCCAGATTTTAATGAGTTAAATTAAGCGATGTGGAAAGCAAAGTCTTTAATATGCTCCATCTTTCATATTTTATATTCCTAGTCATACTTCTCATTAATTTTTCTGCATGTCGTTCATTTTTAAGAACACTGACTATTATCAGTTTACTATACTAATTGTAGTTGAGGCATCTATTGTAAGCAATAAACTGTGAGTGATGAATTGGTGCCTAGTCTACCAAACTTAATTTATGTCCCTATGCATTAGTGCTTAGGTAACCAAGCATAACAAGGCACAGTGGCatattattagattttgctttTGGAAAAAGGTAGAGATGACGAATCATGATAGAATCTCCAAATGGAGGCATAGATTGATAGAGGGATTGCTGGATAGAAGTGTATGCCAATGTTTAGGAGTGAAGGAGGGGGTTATGGGGACTTGGTCCCTAGTTTTTCATGGAATATTCTGTCTTTACTTTTGTCACCTAGCTGCGTCCAATCAAATGTCGACAAATCTCCATTGATATTGCTGAAATATTTTGATAAATCAAAATAGTTTAATGATATCAGTTGAAAGCTGCTGAACTCCTATAAAATTGCTATAATATTATGAAAATCACTGAAGTTCTTCAAAATTGCAGACATGATTCAGATCAGATGGCCAGAATCAACATTTGATTCTTTGCTAAGTGCCAAtgaatatcatttttttttggggggggggggatgtccACCTACATCCAGGTGCGCACACGTAGCAAGTTCACGTATTATAAACCTATAATTCCCGAActaatcaataaaaaaattcttacGAATCTATCTGAAGATACAGAAAAATATGTGGTTTTATAGAAACACGTATGGAATACGtattatatgattaatacataAAATACGTTTAAAATAATGCCCTATATTGGTGAATCTCGTGTTTTCACCCGTTGCTCTCCTGCTTTCTGACTCCCTCTCTCCAACagtcattctcttcttctctggaCCTTATTCAGATCGGAGACAAGAAATTCTACTTTTTACTTCCTGTTTGAAGCATTCTTGGAGACTCTCTTCCTCCTCGCCATATCCCTGACCTGCATCCTCTGCCGCCTATTCTGTCTTCGTCTGGGCATTTGTATAGTCAGCCCGTCTCACCACACCGCATCCGCCGCCAATTTGGTTGATCACACCTTCATGATGGCATTTGGGTAGAGCTGTAGCAGTAATTTCTCAGCCTCAGCTTTGCATTTGCAACAATGTAAGAACAAGAAGCCCACAGTTTCAGAAGAAACCAGAAACCCCCAACTtccaattttcttcattttacaAATCTGAGAGGATGACTCAGCTTTTGATGGGAGTTGGGGTTCATTGAATTGATctattcttttggttttttatccTCATTAAAACTCAGTGGACAGTGGGCACGTCACatggatttattatttttttatgaattatGATCACATCACATGGAGTTGATGGGTCGGGGGCCTCCAAAGCAGTCACTAGCCTAAGAATAGACATCAGTTCTGAATTCTAATTTATGTATTGGATGAAGATGCTAATTTGACGGTTACAATCAAGAAAAATGATTGGAGTGCTTCAGATTGGTTGGGCCTCTAGATTCCTCTATCTTAGAATTTTTTACCCCTTAATCCATAAACTCACGTCGTAGCATCTACATACTATTATTCTTTTTGTTGAATGATTTTACATGCCTGTTGTGAATGTCAGTATATGTGCGTAGTTTTGCTCCCAAATTTTAACAGAGGAACCATATTAAATGCATATTAAACACTTTTTTATGCTGgatttttaaagtattattgaAGATTAGATCCATTTAATACCCGCCTGTACGTTTTTTTTCTGTACCTGGACCTActaatgatgcatgcacatgctgAGCAGCTGAGGTCCAATGAACCTCAGTAATGCTTTGGTTGTGTTACTTGCCAATTTTAGGCATATTAACTGTTCCTAAGGTTTTATTGTCTAGCATGCTAGCACTTCTTCTTTGCCATGGTAATGGCTAGTTTTCATGCAACAATTTTTGTCTTCGAAAACATCCATTATGTACCTTACTTTCTAACAAGCGGATAGATTGCAGCAGAACTGGAAAGTTAAACGACAGCGCTTGGCAGTTCCCACAGGAAGCAGTGAAGGCTTCACAATTGATCTGTTTGATAATTCATTATCTGATCCAACGGCTATAGTTCGCCCATCTAATATATCTACAGTTCGTGTTGATCATGACTCAGCTGGAATGCTGGCTATACACCTACCTCCAAAGTCTTGTCGCTCTATGCATTTTGGGTTTCTTGGTGGCCATTCAGGTTACAAGCcaaagaaacccaataaaatcaaaatgtaTGACTCAGGTGAGAATCATTTgagagaaacaaagaaagaggCTATGAGTGATGAAGACGCTGATGAATCTGTTAAAGAAACTCATTCAGTTCTACGTGAAGTTCATCAAGCAATCTTTGATGAGCAGGTATGGTTCAGTGGTTCTTCCTATCATCCATGCCTGTCCAAGCTGTATTTTGACTGATTGGTGGCTTATTTAATTCAGGTGTTTGATTTGGTGAATCGTGAAGCTTTTAACCCAACTTCTGGAGTTAATGTGACTGGTATAAGAGAAAACTATCTACAGTTGGGCATAGGTCAAGGAGCCTCAGTTTTTATTTCACTTGTGCCTTCTGGGCAAGATGCAGATCAAACAACAGAGAATGCAACTGCCAATAATTTGGAAACTGCAGTCTTATCTTCTGACCCACCTGAGGGGGTGAAGGCAGCTGGAAACAAGCAGGATTCCCTGAAATGGAAGTCAAGATTTCTTAATCCAATTGGTTATGAAATTTATCTGCAACAGATTCTCCATGAAAATGTTTTTGTGAGAGCAAAGGATAGATGCCGCCCATCTACTGCTAGAACTCAAATATCTGGTCAGCCTGTAGCAGCAGATGGATTTGGTCTTCTGGGTCATTTTTGTATGACTTTGGCTCATAGAATTTTTTCGAACAAAGTTCTGGCAGAGCTGGAAATTCTGGTATTaacctttttttattgtttttattaattaaaaaggaGAGATAATCTTCAGTCTCCTCACTAATTTTGTCTCCATACATGCAGGCCAGCAGGGTGCCTTATCTCCATTTGTTATCTCATCCTACTTGGCATTCTCGGACTTCTTCATGGTCATTGTCTATGAAGGTTCCTCAGTCCATTCTTCATGCTGGCCATCGAACCAGGCCATCGGAAGTCCAAAGCACGAAGAATGTTGTCAGGTCACAGTTTCAGACCAAAGTCGTGGTGAATGATGACCGGATCAGTGTAGAAGGGGAGGGTGCACCTAATGTTGTTGGCTTGTTCAAGGGCAGTTCTGAAAATATCTGCTCAATGAACAGTTATGGATTTAATTTGCCTGATCTTCCTGTGGTCCTCCTGCAGCAAGTATGTCTCTTCCAATTAGATACTCTGATGGTGGATTTTAAAATTTCTCATCTTTCATATAAATAGTATTTCTGTGTCTGCTGAAGTATTTAGGTTGTGGTCAGCCATTAACTGATTTATCGAAAGAGGATGTATAATTTCCCttgaaacagaaaaaggaagagaatctTGACAGTAAATGTTTTCGGTTTTCATTTTTAAGCCTGAGAGTAGTATCATTTGCTTGTTTGGGAGGTATAGATGACAACATTGTAGGGCATGTCATGATAGCCTCAATCAGTAGTCTTCCTATAACCCTGCGTTTGATGCTTGCacttttgcaaaaccatttggATAGCTTTGG
The nucleotide sequence above comes from Telopea speciosissima isolate NSW1024214 ecotype Mountain lineage chromosome 3, Tspe_v1, whole genome shotgun sequence. Encoded proteins:
- the LOC122656072 gene encoding mediator of RNA polymerase II transcription subunit 17; this translates as MDGDMEISLDKLPIKRLDAIEENGLERFPPDVGHDEKWVSLIRRIDFAWAVEKDAKKQKTSKETSTPWPWQSLVDNLQLAHQELSVIIDLINTVEANDAVTVAGMTRPKQLPNEVLSDLAVSAATKLQCFRHLGRYLKQSANGLEQQVAREARFYGALIRLQQNWKVKRQRLAVPTGSSEGFTIDLFDNSLSDPTAIVRPSNISTVRVDHDSAGMLAIHLPPKSCRSMHFGFLGGHSGYKPKKPNKIKMYDSGENHLRETKKEAMSDEDADESVKETHSVLREVHQAIFDEQVFDLVNREAFNPTSGVNVTGIRENYLQLGIGQGASVFISLVPSGQDADQTTENATANNLETAVLSSDPPEGVKAAGNKQDSLKWKSRFLNPIGYEIYLQQILHENVFVRAKDRCRPSTARTQISGQPVAADGFGLLGHFCMTLAHRIFSNKVLAELEILASRVPYLHLLSHPTWHSRTSSWSLSMKVPQSILHAGHRTRPSEVQSTKNVVRSQFQTKVVVNDDRISVEGEGAPNVVGLFKGSSENICSMNSYGFNLPDLPVVLLQQVASQVVRWLHEEALMVGMKASRDFLCLSFELDQGEILGLLAHVDPEDTHGGISWWLVKEDGMMEEGKLQMDFTVGGSENRRYLGHLSLEALYSTLMAFLTLCSSSGNH